In Ailuropoda melanoleuca isolate Jingjing chromosome 11, ASM200744v2, whole genome shotgun sequence, a genomic segment contains:
- the TNFRSF4 gene encoding tumor necrosis factor receptor superfamily member 4 isoform X2 → MRMLVEPQRPSGPHSALLLLGLVLGAAAGLTCVGNAYPKDGKCCHDCPPGYGMESRCSGGLDTQCLPCPPGFYNEATNYEPCKPCTQCNQRSGSEAKRRCTATQDTVCSCKPGTEPQDGFKRGVDCAPCPPGHFSPGDDQACKPWTNCTLMGKRTVRPASQSSDAVCEDRSSPATLPWETQGPPAWHPTTQPTTAWTGASQGPFTPPTEPPRGPQLAAVLGLGLGLLAPVAAALALLLHHRAWRLPPSGNSFRTPIQEEHADANSTLAKI, encoded by the exons ATGAGGATGCTCGTGGAGCCTCAGCGGCCCAGCGGGCCTCACTCCGCCCTCCTACTCCTGGGGCTTGTGCTGGGCGCTGCAGCCGGGCTCACCTGTGTGGGGAATGCCTACCCCAAAGACGGCAAGTGCTGTCATGACTGCCCACCAG GTTATGGGATGGAGAGCCGCTGCAGTGGAGGCCTGGACACCCAGTGTCTCCCGTGTCCGCCTGGCTTCTACAACGAGGCTACAAACTATGAACCCTGCAAACCCTGCACACAGTGCAATCAGA GAAGTGGGAGCGAAGCCAAGCGGAGATGTACAGCCACACAGGACACCGTCTGCAGCTGTAAGCCAGGCACGGAGCCCCAGGACGGCTTCAAGCGCGGAGTCG ACTGTGCCCCGTGCCCACCGGGACACTTCTCCCCAGGTGATGACCAGGCCTGCAAGCCCTGGACCAA CTGTACCTTGATGGGAAAGCGTACAGTGAGGCCAGCCAGCCAAAGCTCGGATGCTGTCTGCGAGGACAGGAGCTCCCCAGCCACACTGCCGTGGGAGACCCAGGGCCCCCCAGCCTGGCACCCCACCACCCAGCCCACCACGGCTTGGACCGGGGCCTCACAGGGGCCCTTCACACCCCCTACAGAGCCCCCAAGGG GCCCCCAGCTGGCTGCTGTcttgggcctgggcctgggcctgcttGCCCCCGTGGCGGCCGCGCTGGCCCTGCTCCTGCACCACAGAGCCTGGCGGCTGCCCCCCA GTGGAAACAGCTTCCGGACCCCCATCCAAGAGGAGCACGCCGACGCCAACTCCACCCTGGCCAAGATCTGA
- the TNFRSF4 gene encoding tumor necrosis factor receptor superfamily member 4 isoform X1, with the protein MRMLVEPQRPSGPHSALLLLGLVLGAAAGLTCVGNAYPKDGKCCHDCPPGYGMESRCSGGLDTQCLPCPPGFYNEATNYEPCKPCTQCNQRSGSEAKRRCTATQDTVCSCKPGTEPQDGFKRGVDCAPCPPGHFSPGDDQACKPWTNSGTIQSIWEESAGVGGLRPDQHPCFPQLYLDGKAYSEASQPKLGCCLRGQELPSHTAVGDPGPPSLAPHHPAHHGLDRGLTGALHTPYRAPKGPPAGCCLGPGPGPACPRGGRAGPAPAPQSLAAAPQWKQLPDPHPRGARRRQLHPGQDLSSSRSHPRLGAQRVC; encoded by the exons ATGAGGATGCTCGTGGAGCCTCAGCGGCCCAGCGGGCCTCACTCCGCCCTCCTACTCCTGGGGCTTGTGCTGGGCGCTGCAGCCGGGCTCACCTGTGTGGGGAATGCCTACCCCAAAGACGGCAAGTGCTGTCATGACTGCCCACCAG GTTATGGGATGGAGAGCCGCTGCAGTGGAGGCCTGGACACCCAGTGTCTCCCGTGTCCGCCTGGCTTCTACAACGAGGCTACAAACTATGAACCCTGCAAACCCTGCACACAGTGCAATCAGA GAAGTGGGAGCGAAGCCAAGCGGAGATGTACAGCCACACAGGACACCGTCTGCAGCTGTAAGCCAGGCACGGAGCCCCAGGACGGCTTCAAGCGCGGAGTCG ACTGTGCCCCGTGCCCACCGGGACACTTCTCCCCAGGTGATGACCAGGCCTGCAAGCCCTGGACCAA TTCTGGGACCATCCAGTCCATCTGGGAGGAGTCGGCGGGAGTGGGGGGCCTCCGGCCTGATCAACACCCCTGCTTTCCTCAGCTGTACCTTGATGGGAAAGCGTACAGTGAGGCCAGCCAGCCAAAGCTCGGATGCTGTCTGCGAGGACAGGAGCTCCCCAGCCACACTGCCGTGGGAGACCCAGGGCCCCCCAGCCTGGCACCCCACCACCCAGCCCACCACGGCTTGGACCGGGGCCTCACAGGGGCCCTTCACACCCCCTACAGAGCCCCCAAGGG GCCCCCAGCTGGCTGCTGTcttgggcctgggcctgggcctgcttGCCCCCGTGGCGGCCGCGCTGGCCCTGCTCCTGCACCACAGAGCCTGGCGGCTGCCCCCCA GTGGAAACAGCTTCCGGACCCCCATCCAAGAGGAGCACGCCGACGCCAACTCCACCCTGGCCAAGATCTGAGCAGCTCGCGctcccaccccaggctggggGCCCAGAGGGTCTGCTAG